A window of Thunnus thynnus chromosome 17, fThuThy2.1, whole genome shotgun sequence contains these coding sequences:
- the vasnb gene encoding vasorin b has product MKVFLTPLMPFLLFLILPDGTLSSDCPRDCSCSTPESILCFQRRSSTIPQGVPPATKSLYLFANGIEGLSTEDFDGLQNLEMLDLSQNKLTELPDRVFEPLTSLRNLDLSSNQITHISEQCFQGMALLERLYLYSNHIETIHPAAFKGLEHLLELKLQGNQLTSLPTLSMPQLLLLDLRFNVLPTLGPSDLQTPNLESLKLGGVGLTSLNKELIGSLMNLHELDISENQLESFPPVLKETQGLIHLSLAGNPMGPLTVQDLQNLGELQELDISSLSLQGLPEEFPQLFPHLRKLTVAENPFNCLCNIAWFPRWLRAQSITLERTEETRCHFPPINAGKVLERLEHRDFGCPTTTTVTTSTVKTTTTLPVPVTTLPSTTRAIAVPRASDNPTDKDDDYLLPPVPASPSMGPDEEQHLCPSHTCLHGGTCRLDQHGQVECTCPHGTSGMYCEVQNHHPPSPPEAEIPMATVTADAPDISSRQATSTSILLDLHRYIELRPYIRGIRLTYRNLSGPDRRPIQLSLPASYPEYRLRGLKPNSTYTVCASPLGAPSGTDTVCTEARTADEKNVSVTGAQIEDKRLTTMLVPAIAILLLLVVIATAVGVVCYLRRKRAKGHLDLECEPSQLELDGVKTGLDNGALPQKQPQLMISEPAVQNGNLEYEVLLLQDHCTSNKNVSSHKPSYF; this is encoded by the coding sequence ATGAAGGTCTTTCTCACTCCTCTGATGCCCTTCCTGCTCTTTCTCATCCTTCCTGATGGCACCTTATCCAGCGACTGCCCAAGGGACTGCTCCTGTTCCACGCCAGAATCTATCCTGTGTTTCCAGAGACGCTCTTCTACCATTCCCCAGGGAGTTCCCCCAGCCACAAAAAGCCTCTACCTCTTTGCCAATGGCATTGAGGGCTTGTCCACTGAGGATTTTGATGGTCTACAGAACCTGGAAATGCTAGACCTCAGTCAAAACAAACTGACCGAACTTCCTGATAGGGTGTTTGAACCTCTGACCTCTTTGAGAAACCTGGATTTGTCATCCAACCAAATCACTCACATTTCAGAGCAATGCTTCCAAGGTATGGCACTGCTTGAGCgcctttatttgtatagtaaTCACATCGAGACCATCCATCCTGCAGCGTTTAAAGGCTTGGAGCACCTGCTGGAGCTCAAATTACAGGGCAACCAGTTGACATCTTTGCCTACACTCTCCATGCctcaactgctgctgctggacctTCGCTTTAATGTCTTACCCACTTTGGGCCCTTCAGACCTCCAAACCCCAAATCTGGAGTCACTCAAATTGGGTGGGGTGGGGCTCACAAGCCTGAATAAGGAGCTCATAGGTAGTCTGATGAACCTCCATGAACTGGACATCTCGGAAAACCAACTTGAGTCCTTTCCCCCAGTGCTGAAAGAGACCCAGGGGCTGATTCATCTCAGCCTGGCTGGGAACCCAATGGGTCCTCTTACAGTCCAGGACCTGCAGAACCTTGGGGAGCTGCAGGAGTTGGACATTAGCAGCCTCAGTCTCCAAGGCCTCCCTGAAGAGTTTCCCCAGCTCTTCCCCCACCTTAGAAAGCTCACAGTGGCAGAGAACCCCTTCAACTGCCTCTGCAACATAGCCTGGTTCCCAAGGTGGCTGAGAGCCCAAAGCATCACCCTGGAGAGAACAGAGGAGACCCGCTGCCATTTCCCACCTATCAATGCTGGAAAGGTATTGGAGAGATTGGAACACAGAGATTTTGGCTGTCCTACCACAACAACAGTCACTACTAGTACTGTCAAAACTACTACTACCCTGCCTGTTCCTGTCACTACACTCCCAAGTACGACAAGAGCTATTGCAGTCCCGAGGGCCAGTGACAACCCCACTGACAAAGATGATGACTACCTCCTGCCCCCTGTCCCTGCATCACCCAGCATGGGCCCAGATGAGGAGCAGCATCTCTGCCCCTCTCACACCTGCCTGCATGGGGGCACATGTCGTTTGGACCAGCATGGTCAGGTAGAGTGTACCTGTCCACATGGTACCTCTGGCATGTATTGTGAAGTCCAAAACCATCACCCACCTTCACCACCTGAAGCTGAAATCCCCATGGCAACTGTCACTGCAGATGCACCAGACATCAGCTCACGTCAAGCAACCTCAACCTCAATCCTACTGGACCTCCACCGCTACATTGAATTGCGGCCTTATATCCGTGGAATCCGCCTTACCTACCGCAATCTCTCCGGGCCAGACCGCAGGCCGATCCAACTCAGCCTGCCAGCATCCTACCCAGAGTATAGACTTAGAGGCCTGAAGCCCAACTCCACCTACACTGTGTGTGCCAGTCCACTAGGTGCCCCTAGTGGCACAGACACTGTCTGCACTGAGGCCCGTACAGCCGATGAAAAGAACGTCAGCGTCACAGGAGCACAAATTGAGGACAAGAGGCTGACCACTATGCTGGTGCCTGCAATTGCCATCTTGCTTCTGCTGGTGGTGATAGCAACAGCAGTGGGAGTGGTATGCTATCTCCGTAGGAAGAGGGCTAAGGGCCACCTGGACCTAGAATGTGAGCCCTCGCAGCTAGAGTTGGACGGAGTAAAGACTGGTTTGGACAATGGGGCACTGCCTCAAAAACAGCCCCAGCTTATGATCTCTGAACCTGCTGTTCAAAATGGCAATCTGGAATATGAGGTGTTGCTACTACAGGACCACTgtacatcaaataaaaatgtgtcttcaCACAAGCCTTCCTACTTTTGA